From Paenibacillus graminis, a single genomic window includes:
- a CDS encoding MBL fold metallo-hydrolase, with product MITSTPVSVSILSAGYCLHPELLTLKGGTIKPVAFPAGYALLRHPQHGPILFDTGYSSRFFEETAKLPASLYRHITPVVFKEGESAVERLREAGIAPEEIRYMVLSHFHADHIGGVRDFPRAQFIYLRKSYEAVYRLGPIKALRAGFLPGLLPEDFTARSLPVDEYSPKRPLPPGFPFTEAYDLLGDGSLLAVEMSGHAAGMIGLFVSGNGYDYLLCADTVWSSRAFRENRRPHPAAGLIMSDRKEYRHNFDRLRVIYENFPDLRIVPSHCREALALWGTGGVQ from the coding sequence ATGATAACTTCAACACCAGTATCAGTGTCTATCCTGTCGGCAGGATACTGCCTGCATCCCGAGCTGTTGACGCTGAAGGGCGGTACAATCAAACCCGTCGCTTTTCCTGCGGGCTATGCGCTGCTGAGGCATCCGCAGCATGGGCCGATTCTGTTCGATACAGGCTACAGTTCACGTTTCTTCGAGGAAACGGCGAAGCTTCCGGCTTCATTGTACCGCCATATTACACCTGTAGTTTTCAAAGAGGGAGAAAGTGCCGTGGAGCGGCTCCGGGAAGCCGGCATTGCGCCGGAGGAGATCCGTTATATGGTGCTGTCCCATTTTCACGCTGACCACATCGGCGGTGTACGGGATTTTCCCCGGGCGCAGTTCATATATTTGCGGAAGTCCTATGAGGCAGTATACCGCCTCGGTCCCATCAAGGCGCTCCGGGCCGGGTTTCTTCCGGGACTGCTTCCGGAGGATTTCACTGCCCGTTCCTTGCCCGTAGACGAGTACTCGCCAAAGCGTCCGCTGCCCCCCGGATTTCCCTTCACGGAAGCTTATGATCTGCTTGGCGACGGCAGTCTGCTGGCGGTGGAGATGTCCGGACATGCTGCCGGGATGATCGGCTTGTTTGTGTCCGGGAACGGATACGACTACCTGCTCTGTGCGGATACGGTATGGTCGAGCCGGGCCTTCCGCGAGAACCGCAGGCCGCATCCGGCGGCCGGTCTCATTATGTCTGACCGCAAGGAATACCGGCATAATTTTGACCGTTTACGGGTGATTTACGAGAACTTTCCCGATCTGCGGATTGTGCCCAGCCACTGCCGTGAGGCACTGGCTCTCTGGGGAACAGGCGGTGTCCAATGA
- a CDS encoding NAD-dependent epimerase/dehydratase family protein produces the protein MTRVLVTGATGFLGRHTVRRFAELGWEVFGLGRNREAGQQIEKDGAVFICADLRRTEAAVRACAGMDFVFHCAALSSPWGTYSDFVACNVEATRNIAEGCKRHGVRRLIHISTPSLYSSRGSRFGIREADPLPPKPANSYAATKLMAERVVQQAAGEGLAAFILRPRAIFGPMDNALFPRLLAANEGKGVPLLDGGGAMIDVTCVENVIDAMLLCSSAPLSAAGRAYNITNGEPIMFRELLERLFARLEMPLRSRRLPYRTAYAFAGLLEGVYKLLPFLGEPVLTRYSASALGVSQTLDISLAREQLGYHPRVTTDEGLHSFAEWWRKQK, from the coding sequence ATGACTAGAGTGCTTGTAACGGGTGCAACGGGCTTTCTTGGCCGCCATACGGTACGGAGGTTCGCAGAGCTGGGCTGGGAAGTTTTCGGGCTTGGGCGAAACCGGGAAGCCGGACAGCAGATAGAAAAGGATGGTGCAGTCTTTATATGTGCCGATTTGCGCCGCACGGAAGCAGCGGTCCGCGCGTGCGCAGGAATGGATTTTGTCTTTCATTGTGCGGCGCTCTCCTCCCCCTGGGGCACATACAGTGATTTTGTGGCCTGCAATGTGGAAGCTACACGCAACATAGCAGAGGGCTGCAAGCGGCATGGAGTCCGGCGGCTAATCCATATCTCCACTCCCAGCCTGTATTCCAGCCGCGGGAGCCGGTTCGGTATCCGGGAAGCAGACCCGCTTCCGCCGAAACCGGCCAATAGCTATGCTGCAACCAAGCTTATGGCGGAGCGTGTCGTGCAGCAGGCGGCCGGGGAAGGGCTGGCGGCCTTTATACTGCGGCCCCGGGCGATCTTCGGGCCGATGGACAATGCCCTGTTCCCGCGGCTTCTTGCAGCCAATGAGGGCAAGGGAGTGCCGCTCCTGGATGGCGGCGGCGCCATGATCGATGTTACCTGTGTGGAGAATGTCATTGATGCTATGCTGCTCTGCTCCAGCGCCCCGCTGTCAGCGGCAGGGCGTGCCTATAACATCACCAACGGCGAGCCGATCATGTTCAGGGAACTGCTTGAGCGGCTGTTTGCCCGGCTGGAGATGCCGCTGCGCAGCAGACGGCTTCCCTACCGGACTGCATACGCTTTTGCGGGACTATTGGAAGGTGTATACAAGCTGCTGCCCTTCCTGGGCGAGCCGGTGCTTACCCGGTATTCCGCTTCGGCACTAGGGGTCTCCCAGACGCTGGATATTTCGCTGGCGCGGGAACAGCTTGGCTATCACCCCCGTGTGACTACAGACGAAGGCCTTCATTCCTTCGCAGAATGGTGGAGGAAACAGAAATGA
- a CDS encoding ATP-grasp domain-containing protein yields the protein MITDPSGSPPMNVLITGGRAPVALELSRLLRAAGHRVYAAESAEYHLCRVSSAVERSFRTPPPRHNPEAYIDLLAKLVEELHIDVLIPLCEEIFYISAGLDRIRGCRVLSAERETLARLHHKGEFIVWARELGFPVPRTRLLSSPEEWRIQTDEAAHKGEAWVYKPVYSRFASKVILPRTITGGQEGLTGSRSLAAPRGISSAAPWVAQEYIRGEAVCTYSVVHQGEVIAHAAYGSRYRTGRAGASVYFEHLEHPAALDWVQRFSRAAGFSGQIGFDFIQVQEGTLYPIECNPRATSGIHLFAAEDGLVQALLNPEQRVLAGTVSTPRSGRKSMLALPMLACALRPGPAGLGEWGRALRQAEDVIFRRNDPRPFREQLRIVYHACRLARRNKISVTEALTEDIEWNGER from the coding sequence TTGATTACTGATCCTTCCGGCAGTCCGCCGATGAACGTGCTCATCACCGGCGGACGGGCACCTGTGGCTCTGGAGCTCTCCCGGCTGCTGCGGGCTGCGGGCCACCGGGTGTATGCCGCAGAAAGCGCCGAATACCATTTGTGCCGCGTTTCTTCGGCTGTGGAACGAAGCTTTCGCACCCCGCCGCCAAGGCACAACCCGGAAGCTTATATTGATCTGCTGGCGAAGCTGGTAGAAGAACTGCACATTGATGTGCTGATTCCGCTGTGCGAGGAGATTTTTTATATATCGGCCGGTCTTGACCGAATCCGCGGCTGCCGTGTGCTTTCCGCAGAACGGGAGACGCTGGCCAGACTGCATCACAAGGGCGAGTTCATTGTCTGGGCCCGCGAACTGGGATTCCCAGTTCCCAGGACCCGGCTGCTCAGCAGCCCGGAAGAATGGAGAATCCAGACGGATGAAGCTGCCCATAAAGGAGAGGCTTGGGTGTACAAACCGGTGTATTCCCGCTTTGCATCCAAAGTCATTCTGCCCCGAACCATCACCGGCGGGCAAGAGGGCTTAACAGGCTCGCGCAGTCTTGCAGCTCCGCGCGGCATTTCATCCGCTGCGCCCTGGGTGGCGCAGGAATATATCAGAGGTGAGGCAGTATGCACTTACAGTGTTGTGCATCAAGGCGAGGTCATTGCACATGCGGCTTATGGCAGCAGGTACCGGACCGGCAGGGCGGGAGCGAGCGTGTACTTTGAGCATCTGGAGCATCCGGCGGCTTTGGACTGGGTGCAGCGCTTCAGCCGGGCGGCCGGCTTCAGCGGCCAGATCGGCTTTGATTTCATCCAGGTGCAGGAGGGAACCTTGTATCCGATCGAATGCAACCCGCGTGCGACCAGCGGGATTCACCTGTTCGCCGCAGAGGACGGGCTGGTGCAGGCGCTGCTGAATCCGGAGCAGCGGGTTCTGGCCGGAACCGTCAGCACGCCGCGTTCCGGCAGAAAATCCATGCTTGCGCTTCCCATGCTCGCCTGCGCCCTGCGTCCTGGGCCGGCAGGTCTGGGGGAGTGGGGGAGGGCGCTGCGCCAAGCGGAGGATGTAATCTTCCGCAGGAATGATCCGCGTCCTTTCCGCGAGCAGCTTCGGATCGTCTATCATGCCTGCCGCCTTGCCAGGCGGAACAAGATTTCAGTTACTGAAGCCCTGACAGAAGACATAGAATGGAACGGTGAAAGATGA
- a CDS encoding beta-ketoacyl-ACP synthase III: protein MQLRHVKILGTGKYLPSRKVTDEELDTVLGTPAGWVNKITGIGVRHYAGGGETASTMGAKAAEAALLAAGLSFSDIDCLVCTSGTKEQPLPSTAVFIQQAMGQEDSGVPAFDIDSTCLSFLVGLDVMSYMVEAGRYRNVLLVASEIASAGLDYEDKESAALFGDGAAAVVIGPSTAGEPSKILHASLKTYSSGARYSEIAGGGTRLHAQKYSKENALPYLFQMDGQAIFRKASKLLPEFLGDMLAQSHTQMDDFRLVVPHQGSAMAMRLLRKKLGIAEDRFLDNTPGHGNTIAASIPMGLHEALRQGRVQRGDRILFIGTAAGLSLGGLILDY from the coding sequence GTGCAGCTTAGACATGTAAAAATCCTGGGGACGGGTAAATATTTACCTTCCAGGAAGGTGACGGATGAGGAATTGGACACAGTGCTCGGCACACCTGCAGGCTGGGTTAACAAAATTACGGGTATAGGGGTGCGGCATTATGCCGGCGGGGGCGAAACGGCCTCCACCATGGGGGCAAAAGCGGCGGAAGCTGCGCTTCTGGCGGCAGGCCTCAGCTTTTCGGATATCGATTGCCTGGTCTGCACCAGCGGAACCAAGGAGCAGCCGCTGCCGAGTACAGCCGTATTTATACAGCAGGCTATGGGACAGGAGGACTCTGGCGTGCCAGCTTTTGATATCGATTCAACCTGCCTCAGCTTTCTGGTAGGCCTGGATGTCATGTCGTATATGGTCGAAGCCGGCCGATACCGGAATGTGCTTCTGGTAGCTTCGGAGATTGCTTCAGCCGGGCTTGATTATGAAGACAAGGAGAGTGCGGCACTGTTTGGAGACGGGGCGGCTGCGGTGGTCATTGGTCCGAGTACAGCTGGAGAGCCTTCGAAGATTCTGCATGCCTCGCTCAAAACATACAGCAGCGGTGCGCGTTATTCGGAGATTGCCGGAGGGGGCACCAGACTGCATGCCCAGAAATACAGCAAAGAGAATGCCCTGCCTTATCTTTTTCAAATGGACGGACAAGCCATTTTCAGAAAAGCTTCCAAGCTCCTTCCAGAATTCTTGGGAGACATGCTGGCACAGAGCCATACACAAATGGATGATTTCCGTTTGGTCGTGCCCCATCAGGGAAGTGCGATGGCCATGCGGCTGCTCCGCAAAAAGCTGGGCATAGCCGAGGACAGATTTCTCGACAATACGCCGGGTCATGGCAATACCATCGCGGCTTCGATCCCGATGGGGCTGCATGAAGCGCTCCGTCAGGGGCGGGTACAGCGGGGGGACCGCATACTGTTCATTGGAACTGCAGCCGGCCTGTCACTGGGAGGCCTGATTCTTGATTACTGA